Proteins from a genomic interval of Watersipora subatra chromosome 10, tzWatSuba1.1, whole genome shotgun sequence:
- the LOC137407210 gene encoding coadhesin-like yields MGKFTCLIAIGILGFGLECCHSQLTSCADVQSCVTYQESAICNALGQREMVCISHVSCFQIITDISAGCANDGRFDSFTAKPPAVSRLGLAIASVLSLARQPALVSALWYHSLFIRFSSANSSSHHKFFFSATVSLGAKSAACTFSSMACSSGGSGFVLSITVTGCDCACSDWSNWGTCSATCGSTAIQARTRTCNPGCLDPTSSTQACPGVPTVCVADGTWNIWGSWSTCSVICGGSTQTRTRTCNRPIGGADCVGISSETQLCGTTVCVADGTWNTWGSWSACSVTCGGSTQTRTRTCNRPTGGADCVGDSSRTQICGTASCPVCTCNPWQNWSVCSVSCGGNAFRTRTRTCSSCVTFMPVLEQTGVCQGVAAECPMDGMWTQWDNWSTCPVTCGGSGQSRMRICTDPTAGGKDCPGSSQESRPCNQLAVATEGGVEGGEGTGAEEGREDAEP; encoded by the exons ATGGGGAAGTTTACTTGTCTCATAGCTATTG GTATTCTGGGTTTTGGACTAGAGTGCTGCCATAGCCAAT TGACGTCATGCGCTGATGTCCAGAGTTGTGTTACCTACCAAGAATCTGCTATCTGTAATGCTTTGGGACAGAGAGAGATGGTCTGCATCAGTCATGTATcttgttttcaaattatcacaGACATCAGTGCAGGCTGCGCAAATGATG GCCGGTTTGACTCATTCACGGCCAAGCCTCCTGCTGTGTCGAGACTCGGCCTGGCTATAGCGTCAGTTCTGAGTTTAGCTAGGCAGCCGGCCCTGGTCTCTGCGCTCTGGTATCACAGTCTATTCATTCGCTTCTCTTCTGCTAACTCCTCTAGTCATCACAAGTTTTTTTTCT CGGCGACAGTATCTCTTGGTGCTAAATCAGCTGCCTGTACATTTTCATCGATGGCTTGTTCTTCCGGTGGCAGTGGCTTTGTACTCTCTATCACTGTCACGGGTTGTGATTGCGCATGCAGCGATTGGTCTAACTGGGGCACCTGCAGTGCAACCTGCGGCTCAACAGCTATCCAAGCAAGAACACGTACTTGCAATCCTGGCTGTTTAGACCCTACTTCCTCAACACAAGCTTGTCCGGGTGTACCA ACAGTTTGTGTTGCTGATGGAACATGGAACATTTGGGGTTCATGGAGTACATGCTCAGTTATTTGCGGTGGATCTACCCAAACTCGCACTCGCACCTGTAACAGACCAATAGGAGGAGCTGACTGTGTTGGAATTTCGTCAGAGACACAGCTTTGTGGAACG ACAGTTTGTGTTGCTGATGGAACATGGAACACTTGGGGTTCATGGAGTGCATGCTCAGTGACCTGTGGTGGATCTACCCAAACTCGCACTCGCACCTGCAACAGACCAACAGGAGGAGCTGATTGTGTTGGAGATTCATCAAGGACGCAGATCTGTGGAACG GCTAGCTGTCCTGTTTGTACGTGCAACCCGTGGCAGAACTGGTCAGTTTGTTCCGTTTCCTGTGGTGGAAATGCCTTTAGAACAAGGACTAGGACCTGCTCTAGCTGCGTCACATTCATGCCTGTACTAGAGCAAACAGGTGTCTGCCAAGGAGTTGCA GCAGAGTGTCCTATGGATGGAATGTGGACACAGTGGGACAACTGGAGTACATGCCCGGTAACCTGTGGAGGTTCAGGCCAATCTAGAATGAGAATCTGTACTGATCCAACAGCAGGAGGTAAAGATTGCCCCGGCTCATCACAAGAAAGCAGACCCTGTAACCAG CTCGCCGTGGCAACAGAAGGCGGGGTGGAAGGAGGAGAAGGAACAGGGGCAGAGGAAGGCAGAGAGGATGCAGAGCCATAG